The Planctomycetota bacterium genome segment CCGGACGACCCGGTCGCCGAGGAACACGCAGGCGTGAACTGCTCGCCGAACAATCCGACCGCCCCGAAGGTCGCGTTGCTGGGCCCGCTGCCGCCCCCTTACGGCGGGTATGCTTCTTACGTGATGCTCCTGCGCGGTTCCGCGCTAGCCGAACGTTTCGGGTACTACATCATCGACACGAGCCACCCGCATATCGGGCCGGGGGTCGGCCGATACTTCGGGATGGTGCATCTGGCGCTTCGGGACCTCCTCAGGTTCCGCCGGGCGGCGCGGGTTCCTTCGATCCGGATCTTCCATATCTGCGGCATCGTCTGGCCGCGCCGCCGCTTCCTTCAGCACGCGACCTTTTTCCGATGGGCGGGGCGGCTGGGGTGGAAGCGGATCTACGATATCCGTGCCGGGCGGTTCATCGAGTTTGCGGAAACCAGTCCTCCGCGCGTGCAGCGCCTGCTCGACAAGATGATCCGTTCAGCCGATGCCGTGACGGTTGAGGGGCGCCCTTACGTCAATTACATTCGGGATCGATGGGGAGTCGAGGCTCTTTACATGCCCAACTTCATCAGTTGGGCAGAGACGGGCGCCCGCTACCGGGCGGACGCCGGCGGTGCCGCGCCCCTGCGGGTCGTCTTCACCGGGCGGCTCCACGAGGCCAAGGGCGTCGTGGACCTCGCCGAGGCCGTGGCGAAGATCGCCCGGCGGGTCCCTGTCCGGCTGGACCTCATCGGTCCACCCGAAGAGGGAGCAGACCGAAAGATTCGTGCCATCATCGAGCAGCACGGCCTTCAGGACGTGATCGTCTTGCACGGGGGGATGCCGAAGGCGCACCTCCTGGAACTTGCGGCCAAGGGGCACGTGTATGCGATGCCCACATTCCACGTCACCGAGGGCCACTCGAACGCCCTGACGGAGGCGATGGCCCTCGGCCTGGCCGTCGTCACGTGCGACCAGGGGTTCTGTGCCGACGTGGTAAGTGGCGGGGCCGGCGTCCTCGTGCCGCAGCGCGACTCTGGCGCGCTGGCCAAAGTCCTCGAGGAACTGGCCGGCGATCCGGACCGTCGGCGACGCATGGGAGAGGTGGCGAGGCGGAGGGCGCGCGAACACTTCAGCGACGAAACCATGCTCCCGCGATGGGCGGACCTGTATGAGCGGCTGATCGGAGCCAAGGCGTGAGAGTCCTCCTGGTCCACCAGTTTTTCCTCGGCCCGGGCGATCCGGGCGGATCGCGATGGAACGAGTTCGTGAAGTACTGGGCTGCCAAGGGCCATGAGATTACGGTGATCGCCGGCAACCTCCATTACGC includes the following:
- a CDS encoding glycosyltransferase family 4 protein, producing PDDPVAEEHAGVNCSPNNPTAPKVALLGPLPPPYGGYASYVMLLRGSALAERFGYYIIDTSHPHIGPGVGRYFGMVHLALRDLLRFRRAARVPSIRIFHICGIVWPRRRFLQHATFFRWAGRLGWKRIYDIRAGRFIEFAETSPPRVQRLLDKMIRSADAVTVEGRPYVNYIRDRWGVEALYMPNFISWAETGARYRADAGGAAPLRVVFTGRLHEAKGVVDLAEAVAKIARRVPVRLDLIGPPEEGADRKIRAIIEQHGLQDVIVLHGGMPKAHLLELAAKGHVYAMPTFHVTEGHSNALTEAMALGLAVVTCDQGFCADVVSGGAGVLVPQRDSGALAKVLEELAGDPDRRRRMGEVARRRAREHFSDETMLPRWADLYERLIGAKA